A stretch of DNA from Telopea speciosissima isolate NSW1024214 ecotype Mountain lineage chromosome 5, Tspe_v1, whole genome shotgun sequence:
CAATTTCTTACTGTATCCTTTTCTCCTCCTGGGAAAAAAAGCTCTTTATTATCTCTATTTTTCCTTGTGTCTCTGTTTGTTCCAATGCAAAATGGGAGGAAGTAGAGGAAAAgattgtactttttttttcttttactatcATCAAAATATGTAAATAAGAGATGTAAAGTTTTCAGTGAGACCCACTATTTTATTTGAAGACTGTAAAATTAAGGAGCTACTTAATTTTACTTCCAGGCATTTTGTGTCAAAACAAACGTAAACCATAAGAAAAATCTCTTCAtatattacaatttttttttgacactTTTATGTAGGATAACTTGTTAGCTTCATAAAATTTGTCAATTTTATTGGAGTTAAGAGTAAATTTTGATATTACTTTAATCATTTTATTTCCTCTTTGGATTGGTTGATCTCTTTAAGTAGTTGCTTCTGTAGGGCATCTTAATTTTCAGCTTCATTTTCTACTCTCTTCTCTAGTACAGAAAATTTTATGGTactaataaaaaagaaataaaaattaggtGAACCCCATCAAGTATAACAGCATTTATTCTGGGTTAAATATCCTCTTGAAGGAAGGAGGCCCTTCTGCTCTTTGGAGAGGTTGGACTGGGAAGTTACTTGGATATGGTGTTCAAGGTGGCTGCAGATTTGGTCTATATGAATATTTCAAGAAGCTTTACTCTGATGTGTTGGTAGACCAGAACAGGAGCCTCATCTACTTCATCAGCAGTGCATCTGCTCAGGTGTTTGCTGATGTGGCTCTGTGCCCTTTTGAAGCCATCAAAGTCCGTGTTCAAACACAACCTAATTTTGCTAAGGGCTTGGGTGATGGATTTCCAAAGTTCTATGCAAGTGAAGGCTTCTCTGGGTAATAAATCCAAAATTATGCGTCTTTAcctttttctctatttctgttAAGGTTTTTACCCTTTTCTCTACTTTATCTGATTTCAGCTTTTACAAGGGGCTTGTTCCGCTTTGGGGTCGGAATCTTCCATGTAATTGCCTTTTCCCTGTTCTGTgcattcttcttttgtttttccattgTGAAATAGGAATTGGATGCATTATAATGCATCATATGCTACTTAAACGTGCATGCCAATTTGCAAAATTTATGTCAATAAGGAAACCCAATTGTCACTTTTGCACCAAGTAGCAAGAGGGTCCAAGGAGTATATACTTCCATTAATCTTGATCTACATGGTCAACCCATTTTTGTGTTTGGCCATAATCCCATAGTTTTCAAgttgtcgcctaggcgtccaggctctttcttgggaCCAACACGACAGCATGCCTTGTTGACACATCACAAGTTTATGTTGGTTcatgtttattgttttgtttttttttatgaatatccTTATATCACatcctatgctttgtttattatatgttgattttctcatattaggtcattgcTAGCATAATTTTATCATACTTGCATTGATATGACTTCCATATTGTATATAAGcataattttataaaatgatcattgctatattacatatagtcatATACTGCACGCTTAGGCAGGTGCCCCTACAACGCCTAGGGTCGCCTAgttgccgtgacaactatgcatggTCCATGATGATACCAATATGTTCCTCTATTTGTCTTAGGGATATGCTACCGGGTCAATCATTGTCTGTTTATAGTAATGCAATGCATCAATGTTTTCCATTGGATAGAAAAACAACAGGTTGGCATTCAATTGGTCACACAAGATTTTCCAATTATTTATTGATCTCACTTTCTCTACATTTTAACATGTCAAGGACAGTTTCTATGATTATGTTTTCGACATATGAGCATTCAGTGGACTTTTTATATCGTAAAATCattcaaagaaggaaagagaactGCTCAAAAGCTCAACAGCTGGGGGTGACATGCGTAGCTGGCTATACAGCCGGAGCTGTTGGTACCTTTATTTCTAATCCTGCAGACAATATTGTTGCATCTCTTTATTACAAAAAGGCTGATAATGTGGTGCAGGTAATTACTTGTTGGTCAATCTATTCTTTGTCCACTTTAACATCTTGAAAAACTGAGGGATTATCTTGATTTTCATTGTCCTCAGGCTGTAAAGAATATTGGGCTTGTCAATTTGTTTACAAGAAGTCTACCTATCAGGATCGCATTTGTGGGACCACTTGTAACCATGCAATGGTTATTCTATGACACCATTAAAGTATTAACTGGACTGTAAGTTCATCTCTCTTTCATGAT
This window harbors:
- the LOC122661519 gene encoding mitochondrial phosphate carrier protein 1, mitochondrial-like, with the protein product MRAVDGRFCEEFSPAYYGVCAMGGMLSAGTTHLAITPLDVLKVNMQVNPIKYNSIYSGLNILLKEGGPSALWRGWTGKLLGYGVQGGCRFGLYEYFKKLYSDVLVDQNRSLIYFISSASAQVFADVALCPFEAIKVRVQTQPNFAKGLGDGFPKFYASEGFSGFYKGLVPLWGRNLPFSMIMFSTYEHSVDFLYRKIIQRRKENCSKAQQLGVTCVAGYTAGAVGTFISNPADNIVASLYYKKADNVVQAVKNIGLVNLFTRSLPIRIAFVGPLVTMQWLFYDTIKVLTGLPTSGDLKSHLEEVN